In the uncultured Fretibacterium sp. genome, CACTCAAAAGATCGAAAAGCCGAGCAGCTCATAAGCCGGGTTCTGTACACGGTAACCATTTATCTGGGAGACTCCTCGCGGAGTCCCTCGAGCGACCGTACCCGGGGGTCGGCGGGCCGCCTCATCCCCCCCTATTCGGTCTTGCTCCGGATGGGGTTTGCCAGGCACACGGCTTACGCCGTATCCGGCAGGCTCTTACCCCGCCTTTTCACCCTTACCCCGGCGAGGGGGCGGTCTGTTTTCTGTGGCACTTTCCTTCGGCTCGCGCCGACCGGGCGTTACCCGGCATCCTGCCCTGCGGAGCCCGGACTTTCCTCCGCGGCCCGAGGGCCGCGGCGGCTACCCGAGCTGCTCGCCAAACATTGTACCATGCCCCCGCAGCATTCGCCCAACGCCCAACGGCGCCGACAGCCAACGGCTCAAGTGCGTCCGCACATAATCGAAAACGCGTAACGCAGAAACTTTTCCTCCCCCATACCGTGTCCGTCTCCGCTCAGTGCGTGAACAACACCGTGGCGTGGCCGGTGGTGGATGGTGCTCCTCTCTCTCGTTCCGGCTACTTTTTCACCTTCTGGCGCACGTAGGTTCCGTCCAGAACAACCCCCATACCACACCAGCCGCTCTGCTTGAACTCGAGCGAGGTGGTCACCGTCGCCGTGTCGCCCTTGAAGGTCACGGTCATCCGGGCCTCCTCGGCCTCGGGATCGACGAACTCCGCAACCCCGTCCTTCAAGCGCCCCCTGCCGGACAGCTCTCCCACATTCGCATTTCCCGGGGAGGTCTCGCGAACGGCCTCGATCTTCGCCTCCAGATTGGGCAGGGTGCGGTTGTAGACCTTGAGCCACCCATCCTCGCCGCCCTTCCCCTTACGGACGTAAAATCCCTGCACCCCGGAGGGGCTGCCCATCAGAAAGGCCTTGTCCGCGGCCGCCCGGATCGCCTCCGTCCGCATTTCCGTGGCCAGGGCATAGGCCTTCGGGGCCTCCATCCCATCCTCCATGAGCTCCTTCGCCTCGGTGTCCCGACCCTTGGCGACCCACACACCCTGCTCCTTCTTCAACGCCTCGAACGCGGCCTTCGGCATGACCTTCTTCGCCTCGGCCCAGGCCTGGTTCAGGGCCTTATCGGCCGCGGCGAACCCGGGATCCTTCAGCATCTCCCGGTACTCCGCGTCGGTCAGGGCCAACGCGGACCCCGCAAGGATCCCAACCCAGCACAACGATGCCAGAAACTTTCTCATCATCATCTTCTTCCTCCTGTCTCAGACTCGGGCGGCACTCCCCGGGGGCTCTCCGCCGTTATCGCGCCATTACCCCCTCCGGTCGGGTCACTCCATCCCCAGCGCCAGGCTTTCAACAGCCTGAAACGCAAGATCGTCCCAGGGACTTCTCGACCCCTCATCGCGAGAAGAGGGATAGGAGACCTCGCACTCGGCCCAGACCTCCTCGTTGACCACGAACTTGCGCTGAAAGAACCTGTCGCCGTCCCACCAGCAGAGCCTCCAGGAGTCCTCCGTCAGATTCTCGAAGACAAAATCTTTTCCCACGGATTGCTTGGCGTCCTCAAAAGCCGACCTCAGCGTGTCCTCATCCATGACATTCCCACCCGAAACCCGAAAACGCGCCTTTCCATCCTTTGAAGCCAGAATTATCCCATCCGCATTGTCCGGCAGCGTGACGACTTCCGAAAAGAGCTCATACGGAACCTCCACAGAATAACCGAAACGGTCGTTTCCATAAAAAAGCAGTCCCTCCCCCTCCTTGCCGGGTATAGGGTAGAGGTTGACCTCCGTCCCCCGTTCCTTGTCCTTGAGGGTCAGGGCCGGCTCGAAAGCCAGCGCCCCGGATACCGCCAGAAGAAACGTGATAAAGGACAATAACGCCTTAAAACAAACGTTTTTCATAATACCCTACCTCCACTCGATACTGTGCTTTCAAAATACTGCCATTCAACGAGAGAACAACACCGTGGCGTGGCCGGTGGTGCGGCTCGCGTTCGGAAGGAAGTCCGCGGAGTTGCTGCGCTCCAGCAGCTCGCTCCGCACGGCTCCGAGGCTTTGCAGGAGCGTCAGGAGGAGCCGAGCGCCCCGCGGACAGTCCACGTCCAGCCCGTTGAGCTCGTCCAGGCGGAACGCGCGTATCGCCGCGAGGGTGCGCTCGTCCTCGGCGTCGGACTCCGCGCGGGGCTTGTAGTGGGAGAGGTCCATGCTCAGGATGACCACGCCGCCGCGCTCGCGAAGGAGCGCCTCCAGGGCCCTTCGCATGCGCAGGACCTGCAGGTCCGTCGCGCGGGACTTCACGACCAAGGGCAGCACCGGGACGTCGCCAAAGAACTTGCGTATGCGCGGAATGTGCTCCGTGATTCCGTGGTCGCGCCGGGGGACGCCGTCCTGGCGCAGGGCCGCTCCCTTCAGGGACGAGGCCCCCTCCGCATCGGCCCGCAGGAGTCCCGAGGGCGTCCGCCAGTCCGCCGCCGAGAACACGATGTTCTGCCGCGCCCTCATGAAGTGGTCGGGCCCGATCAGGATGACGCGCGCCGGGTGAGGAATCTGCTCCCGAATCCGTTCGTAGAGGCGGTCGATGAGGGCCCCCGCCACGTTGTGATGGGGCGCGACGGCCCCGACGACGAGGGGCGGCTCCCCGCTCCCGAGGGCCGGGGAGGCGGAGAGCGTTAAGAACAGGAGCAGGAGCAGAAACGGGAGCAGGGACAAACGCTGGAGGGCACGCGGCACGGAGCCCCTGCCGGGGAGGAACGGGCGCGGCCGGAGCACCCCGGCCGCGCCCCAGGCGCTACTCGTACAGCTTGCCATGCCAGGCCGGCAGGTACTTCTTGAGGTCATTCTGCCTCTTCGGGTTATAGACGATCTCCTTCCACCGGTCGTCGTTCATGCGCCCTTCTTCAAGCGCTTGGGTGAAGGTGTAGTAGGAGAACATATACCCCTCCGTCACGCGGAAGCCGCCGGACTTGTCGTTGACGTAGACGCTGAGCCTGCGCGGCGCTCCGACCCCCATGAAGAGGGCCCGGCCGGCCGAGGCGTCCGTCGCCACGTCGGCGACCAGGGCCATCCTCAGCTGATTCTGGGACTTCTCGCCGTAGACCTCGTAGGTATCCTCGGGCAGGACCGAGGGCAGGCTCAGCTCGAGGATGGTCAGGAAGTCCGACGGCGTCATCGCGTCCTCGAGCGCACGGTCCGCGATGCCGGCCAGGGTCTCCATCTCCTCGGAGAACTGGGAGAACTTCTCGCGATAATACTCGTGCTCATCGGGAAACATGGGGGTCAGAAACTCCAGGATCTTGCGCGCACTCTCCGCCAGGGCACGGTAGAGCTTCGGCTCCGGCTCCACGTAGCCGCGTGCAAACGGCTGGGAGAAGGGCCCGGCCTCCCAATCGTCCCCGGGGTCCCCCATCTCGGCCCCGCTCTGCTCGGCGTAGAGGATGGTGTCGTGCTTCAGCTCGGTCATGGAGGCCTCCGCCGTCGTGAGTTTCTTGTAGCCCCAGGCGGCGGTGCGGGCGAAGAACTGCTGCGCCCCCTCGGAGACGTTATAGCCGCGCAGGGCGGAGAGCCAGGCGGTATAGACGTTCGCCCCATCCGTGGAGCTGCGGTACTCCGGCCACCGCTCCTCCAGCGCCTTCAGGTTGGCCCCGTAGTCCTTGAACTTCTCGTAGGGCTTGACCTCGTCCAGGGCCTGGGGCGAGCCCAGGACCGCCATGACGTCCAGCGGGTCTGGCAGGGCTCGCTTCTCCTCCTTCGTGCTCGTTCGGGGATGGGTGAGCGCATCGAAGATCATCGCGTCGAAGGTGATCCGGCGCGGCAGTACGGCGAACTTCTTGCCGGGCAGCTTCTGGATGGCGCTGGCCTTTCCGGTCTTGTCCAGGACCTCCAGGAGCTCCTTCACCCTGCCCGCGTCGCCCAGGTCGCCGAGGTTGAACGGCTTCAGCGCCTCGGCAAGCTCGTCCCACGTGTTGACGTTCGAGCCGCCGACCAGGTAGCGGATGGGGTCGTAGAGGGCACGCCACTTTTCCTGAACCTGCGGCACGGAGAGGATGTGGCACAGCAGCAGCGTGGCCGCGGCTCCTCCCTCGTCGTCCAGCGGGAACGGCGTCCCCAGCAGATAGGTGGTGCGGAAATAGGCCTTGAAGTCCTCGTTCAGAGTGTAGTGCCCGCGCGGGGCGAAGAGGGTGAAGTCCTGCGGCAGCCCCGTGAAGGGGTTGTCGCCCGTCCCCTCTCCCGCCATCGCCCCCTTCGCGAATCCGGCGATGCCGTCATGGATCTCCGCACCCCCGTTCGTCAGCAGGTGCATGGCGAGAATGAGGTAATCGACGACCATCGAGGCGGCGTTTCGCCCCAGCTCCGAGCTCTCCAGGTCGTGGGGCAGGTCCTTCAGGGCCTCGTTCATGGCGGACAGCAGCTCGAAGGTACGCGGCAGCAGCGCCTTCTGCTCCACCTTCTGAAGCATCCGGTCGAAGTAGAGGTGAAACGCGTGGAGCGGCAGGTCCGCGGTGATGAAGCGGGGGGTGAGCGAGTCGATGCTGCTGTAGGCGTCCACCATGTCGTCCTCGTTCAGGTACTCTATAAAGACGGGCTTGGGATCGACGTAAAATCCGTTCTTCAGCAGCGCCTTGCGCTCGGCGGCGTCCAGTTTTGCGGGGAGCTTGTCCTCCTCCACCCGCGACAGCTCCGGCTTGGAGGCCGACAGGTCGACGAGCTCGGACTCGGGAAGCCAGCCGCCGCGGCGGTCCGATCCCGAGCCTCCTTCGGAGTAGTCCGTGCCGAAGATGCAGAGCAGCCACGCCGTCCCCTCGGCGTCCTTCGCCCGCCCCTCCGCGGTGACCACGGCCCCTCGCGGCAGGGAGAAGGAATGGAAGTCCGAGACGGGGCGCTGGCCCGGCAGCAGGAAGGGCGCCGTCCCGTCCTTCATCACCTGATAGGACTTCGCGTCCACCGGTTCGTATTGGGGCATGGGCGTCAGCGCCGCGGCCTCGACGAATCCCAGCTCCCCCTCCGGGCCGGACAGGGACAACCACCCTTTTCGGGAGGAGGGCTTCCCCTCCACGAGATCCCCGTAGACCAGCACTCCCTGGATCCCCTCGTCATACGGAATATCCTTCCATCCCCCGCCGGGCGCGGCCTTGACGGCCTTGACGGTCTCGAACAGCGGCGTGATGCGCGCCGTAACGACGTACTGCGTCCCGCCCTTGGCCCACGCGGGCAGCTCGCAGAACGAGAGCGCCGCGCACAGGACACACACAAAAAATCCCAACCACTTCATCCTCAATCAAATCACCTCATTCGTCCTTCGCGCTCCTCCCGGTGCTTGGAGACGGAGCGCTTCGAGTGTCATAGCCTTCCCCCATACTATACCGCAGGAACGCCTTCCGTAACTCCACCTCCGGGTGGATTGCCGGGGTGGTTTTTTCCACCGCTCCCGTCACATTATTGACATATGACGGAAAGATGGTATCTTAGTAAATGGCATATGCCAGATAAGAATCAAGGAAACGATCGAGGAGGGGTAACGATGGAAGAACGAATGGAAGAGGGAATGAAAGAGGGAATGGAAGAGGGAATGGAAGAGGGAATGGAAGTGCGAGCGGAGGAACGGAGCAGGGAGCAGGGGAAGCGGCACGGCTGCTGCCATGGGCACGGCGGGTCGGACTGCGGCAAGGGCGGCGAGGGCAAAGGGCACTGCCACGGGAAGGGGAACGGAGGCGGCTGCGGGCACGGTCACGGCACGGGAGAGGGGAACGAAAGCGGCGGGGGCAAAGGACACTGCCACGGAAAGAGGAATGAAGGCGGCTGCGGGCACGGTCACGGCGCGGGAGAGAAAGACAAGGGGAGCTGTTCCCAGGAGGGTGAAGCCGCGGACTCCCCCGCGGCGGAAG is a window encoding:
- a CDS encoding DUF3160 domain-containing protein; the encoded protein is MKWLGFFVCVLCAALSFCELPAWAKGGTQYVVTARITPLFETVKAVKAAPGGGWKDIPYDEGIQGVLVYGDLVEGKPSSRKGWLSLSGPEGELGFVEAAALTPMPQYEPVDAKSYQVMKDGTAPFLLPGQRPVSDFHSFSLPRGAVVTAEGRAKDAEGTAWLLCIFGTDYSEGGSGSDRRGGWLPESELVDLSASKPELSRVEEDKLPAKLDAAERKALLKNGFYVDPKPVFIEYLNEDDMVDAYSSIDSLTPRFITADLPLHAFHLYFDRMLQKVEQKALLPRTFELLSAMNEALKDLPHDLESSELGRNAASMVVDYLILAMHLLTNGGAEIHDGIAGFAKGAMAGEGTGDNPFTGLPQDFTLFAPRGHYTLNEDFKAYFRTTYLLGTPFPLDDEGGAAATLLLCHILSVPQVQEKWRALYDPIRYLVGGSNVNTWDELAEALKPFNLGDLGDAGRVKELLEVLDKTGKASAIQKLPGKKFAVLPRRITFDAMIFDALTHPRTSTKEEKRALPDPLDVMAVLGSPQALDEVKPYEKFKDYGANLKALEERWPEYRSSTDGANVYTAWLSALRGYNVSEGAQQFFARTAAWGYKKLTTAEASMTELKHDTILYAEQSGAEMGDPGDDWEAGPFSQPFARGYVEPEPKLYRALAESARKILEFLTPMFPDEHEYYREKFSQFSEEMETLAGIADRALEDAMTPSDFLTILELSLPSVLPEDTYEVYGEKSQNQLRMALVADVATDASAGRALFMGVGAPRRLSVYVNDKSGGFRVTEGYMFSYYTFTQALEEGRMNDDRWKEIVYNPKRQNDLKKYLPAWHGKLYE
- the amrB gene encoding AmmeMemoRadiSam system protein B; amino-acid sequence: MASCTSSAWGAAGVLRPRPFLPGRGSVPRALQRLSLLPFLLLLLFLTLSASPALGSGEPPLVVGAVAPHHNVAGALIDRLYERIREQIPHPARVILIGPDHFMRARQNIVFSAADWRTPSGLLRADAEGASSLKGAALRQDGVPRRDHGITEHIPRIRKFFGDVPVLPLVVKSRATDLQVLRMRRALEALLRERGGVVILSMDLSHYKPRAESDAEDERTLAAIRAFRLDELNGLDVDCPRGARLLLTLLQSLGAVRSELLERSNSADFLPNASRTTGHATVLFSR
- a CDS encoding lysozyme inhibitor LprI family protein, whose protein sequence is MMMRKFLASLCWVGILAGSALALTDAEYREMLKDPGFAAADKALNQAWAEAKKVMPKAAFEALKKEQGVWVAKGRDTEAKELMEDGMEAPKAYALATEMRTEAIRAAADKAFLMGSPSGVQGFYVRKGKGGEDGWLKVYNRTLPNLEAKIEAVRETSPGNANVGELSGRGRLKDGVAEFVDPEAEEARMTVTFKGDTATVTTSLEFKQSGWCGMGVVLDGTYVRQKVKK